One Dysidea avara chromosome 7, odDysAvar1.4, whole genome shotgun sequence genomic region harbors:
- the LOC136260010 gene encoding uncharacterized protein: protein MELKTVIILYGSMLHFVISLWGVVILLILEIICKIQAVALFEDIHIDKKAQINVNVACPGPGPNGRAFSLREDNVTDGYDNAAWSCFGAAFLYACFLVLSTVLIVYY from the exons ATGGAGCTGAAAACTGTGATCATTTTGTATGGCTCCATGTTACATTTTGTTATCAGCCTGTGGGGAGTTGTAATACTGCTGATACTGGAAATTATCTGCAAGATACAAGCTGTGGCATTGTTTGAGGACATTCACATTGACAAGAAAGCACAAATAAATGTTAATGTTGCTTGTCCAGGTCCAGGTCCTAATGGTAGAGCATTTTCATTAAGAGAAGACAATGTGACAGATGGATACGACAATGCTGCTTG GTCTTGTTTTGGAGCAGCGTTTCTCTATGCCTGTTTCCTGGTATTATCAACAGTGCTGATCGTGTACTATTGA